A region of Sugiyamaella lignohabitans strain CBS 10342 chromosome A, complete sequence DNA encodes the following proteins:
- the SVF1 gene encoding Svf1p (Protein with a potential role in cell survival pathways; required for the diauxic growth shift; expression in mammalian cells increases survival under conditions inducing apoptosis; mutant has increased aneuploidy tolerance; GO_component: GO:0005737 - cytoplasm [Evidence IEA,IEA]; GO_component: GO:0005737 - cytoplasm [Evidence IDA] [PMID 14562095]; GO_component: GO:0005634 - nucleus [Evidence IEA,IEA]; GO_component: GO:0005634 - nucleus [Evidence IDA] [PMID 14562095]; GO_function: GO:0003674 - molecular_function [Evidence ND]; GO_process: GO:0034599 - cellular response to oxidative stress [Evidence IMP] [PMID 16034825]; GO_process: GO:0006979 - response to oxidative stress [Evidence IEA]), with the protein MLKWVQGGSVDKTVENKNPYGKLTKDDLSWKAPYSSNVETQTFYFHSQSGYYGFVQVIHSNPVGIHFTAQFTCLVVNDSKPDFKVWTSTHLENFVAKGTEFTADGLSISLNESEDEYTITSVVNEESLVELKIKRESDGFKIGADGTSVYGEDLNNPWGSMRHVFWPRCLASGKIVVNSKGNNGTDNVDGSAASSTDAPAADRDQLEIAFNNESAMYVMALQGMKPHHAAAKWNFLNFQGPTISAVVMQFTTPPSYGDQTSSVGGIVKDGKLIATAVDCQVEHQETKVDEVGWPAPHKIEFKLAGPKIETPDAEIGSEPAVTAQVYGALDKLVDRVDVMAEIPSFVKRVVSGVSGAKPYIYQYKNKLTIKLSVDGKDYEEDGYAFSEATFIS; encoded by the exons ATGTTGAAGTGGGTCCAAGGAGG ATCAGTTGATAAGACCGTTGAGAACAAGAATCCGTACGGGAAGTTGACAAAGGATGATTTGTCTTGGAAGGCGCCGTACTCGTCCAATGTTGAGACGCAgactttttatttccaTTCGCAATCGGGTTATTACGGTTTTGTCCAGGTGATCCATTCGAATCCAGTCGGTATACATTTCACTGCTCAATTTACTTGTTTAGTGGTGAATGATAGCAAGCCCGATTTTAAGGTGTGGACTTCCACTCATTTGGAGAACTTTGTTGCTAAGGGCACTGAGTTCACGGCTGATGGGCTCAGTATCAGTTTGAACGAGTCCGAGGATGAGTATACAATCACGTCTGTTGTCAATGAAGAATCGTTAGTCGAACTTAAGATTAAACGGGAGAGTGATGGGTTTAAAATCGGGGCTGATGGTACTAGTGTTTATGGCGAGGATCTGAACAATCCATGGGGATCGATGAGACATGTATTCTGGCCCCGATGCTTGGCTTCTGGTAAGATTGTTGTCAATAGTAAGGGCAATAATGGCACTGATAATGTCGATGGATCGGCTGCTAGCTCGACTGAcgctcctgctgctgatagagACCAGCTGGAAATCGCGTTCAACAACGAGTCGGCTATGTATGTCATGGCTTTACAGGGCATGAAACCTCatcatgctgctgctaagtGGAACTTTTTGAATTTCCAGGGTCCTACTATCTCGGCAGTGGTGATGCAGTTTACTACCCCTCCTTCTTATGGAGATCAGACCTCGTCTGTTGGCGGAATTGTTAAAGATGGTAAACTGATTGCTACTGCTGTGGACTGTCAAGTCGAGCATCAGGAGACTAAAGTGGACGAGGTCGGATGGCCCGCTCCTCATAAAATCGAGTTTAAACTGGCCGGGCCTAAAATCGAGACTCCTGACGCTGAGATTGGTAGTGAGCCTGCTGTGACTGCTCAAGTGTACGGAGCCCTTGACAAGTTGGTCGACCGGGTTGATGTCATGGCCGAGATCCCCTCGTTCGTCAAGCGCGTGGTGTCGGGTGTGTCAGGCGCCAAGCCATATATTTATCAGTACAAGAACAAACTCACCATCAAACTGTCCGTCGACGGCAAAGACTACGAAGAAGACGGATACGCCTTCAGCGAGGCTACCTTTATCTCATAA